A region from the uncultured Ilyobacter sp. genome encodes:
- a CDS encoding phosphoenolpyruvate carboxykinase (ATP): protein MATLLGLDKKDIGTKTPLMYSKMRTILETAFYRNNVIRVETLKEAYNLAKNSPGTIVTDLPIYKTEEIGLEEDSKVLIFNDGERTGRTAAARKILGDRGVDENEYAGKLREAVFSSRKKKMYRASVCVGLHEDFMVRAHLLIPEGYENILYSWMLNFQDFNDEIKVMYDSSETIEEGDIFVYSDPDWSHEDHPVGLTFFDSDHNCAALLGMRYFGEHKKGTLTLAWTIATRCGYTPCHGGQKRYNLPNGDKFVVGVFGLSGSGKSTITHAKHDDKYDVTVLHDDAFIISNDNGSSISMEPSYFDKTQDYPTDSPDNKYLLTMQNCSATMDSHGKIVPVTEDIRNGNGRAIKSKYWSPNRAYKFEKKCDAIFWLMKDESMPPVMKINSSTLAATLGATLATKRSSAEHLLKGVDSNKLVIEPYANPFRTYPLCNDYKKFKSLFKEREIECYILNTGFFLHRKITPEVTLGIIESIIEKKGGFKNFGPVENIEYMEIEGYNPNFDDVNYINLVQSRIQTRLDFIGQLREFNRLPYEASESLYKILEKLDSIKK from the coding sequence ATGGCTACACTATTAGGTCTAGATAAAAAAGATATAGGAACAAAAACACCATTGATGTACTCTAAAATGCGTACAATACTGGAAACAGCATTTTACAGAAATAATGTTATAAGGGTGGAGACTTTAAAAGAAGCTTACAATCTCGCAAAGAACTCTCCTGGAACAATAGTAACTGATTTGCCAATATACAAAACTGAAGAAATAGGTCTTGAAGAAGATTCTAAGGTTCTTATTTTCAACGACGGAGAAAGAACCGGAAGAACTGCAGCAGCTAGAAAAATTCTGGGAGACAGGGGCGTAGACGAAAATGAATACGCAGGAAAACTCAGGGAAGCTGTTTTTTCCTCTAGAAAAAAGAAGATGTACAGAGCCTCTGTATGTGTAGGTCTACATGAAGACTTTATGGTGAGGGCGCATCTGCTTATCCCTGAAGGTTATGAAAATATCCTTTATTCATGGATGCTGAACTTCCAAGATTTTAATGATGAAATAAAGGTAATGTATGATTCCTCTGAGACCATAGAAGAGGGAGACATTTTTGTATACTCTGATCCAGACTGGTCTCATGAAGATCATCCAGTTGGTCTCACATTTTTTGACTCAGACCACAACTGTGCTGCTCTTTTGGGAATGAGATATTTTGGGGAACATAAAAAAGGAACACTTACACTTGCATGGACAATTGCCACAAGATGCGGATATACTCCGTGTCACGGTGGTCAAAAGAGATATAACCTTCCAAATGGTGACAAGTTTGTAGTGGGAGTCTTTGGACTCTCAGGTTCTGGAAAATCTACCATTACCCATGCAAAACATGATGACAAATATGATGTAACTGTGCTTCATGATGATGCCTTTATTATATCCAATGACAACGGTTCATCAATCTCTATGGAGCCATCTTATTTTGATAAGACTCAGGATTATCCTACAGATTCTCCTGATAATAAATATCTTCTTACAATGCAAAACTGTTCGGCTACAATGGACAGCCATGGGAAGATAGTCCCTGTGACAGAAGATATAAGAAATGGAAACGGAAGGGCGATCAAATCAAAGTACTGGTCACCAAACAGGGCATATAAATTTGAAAAAAAATGTGATGCTATATTCTGGCTAATGAAGGACGAGAGTATGCCTCCTGTAATGAAAATAAATTCTTCTACACTTGCAGCAACTCTAGGGGCTACCTTAGCCACCAAAAGGTCTTCTGCAGAGCATCTCTTAAAAGGTGTAGATAGTAATAAATTGGTAATAGAGCCCTATGCAAATCCATTTAGAACCTATCCTTTGTGTAATGACTATAAAAAATTCAAGTCTCTTTTTAAAGAGAGAGAAATAGAATGTTATATACTTAATACCGGGTTTTTTCTTCACAGAAAGATAACACCGGAAGTTACACTGGGAATTATAGAGTCGATAATTGAAAAAAAGGGCGGGTTCAAAAACTTCGGTCCTGTAGAAAATATAGAATATATGGAGATAGAAGGATATAATCCGAACTTTGACGATGTAAACTATATCAATTTAGTCCAAAGCAGAATCCAGACTAGGCTTGATTTTATAGGGCAACTGAGAGAATTCAACAGACTTCCATATGAGGCCAGTGAATCACTTTATAAGATTCTTGAAAAA
- a CDS encoding flavocytochrome c gives MKKLNDGKFYGTGIGYGGDIKLSVEIEGGRISKIDFLEHNETPVISDPAFDNVPGKIIEKNSILVPNVSGCSVSSRGIREAVKNALVEAGGDIETLEKEILQSETLEKIAVGKNKLKEKEEFDVVIVGAGGAGLAASISAAKKGASVVVLEKTAAVGGNTLVSMGGINIPGNAAQRLKKLNDSHEIYFNDALTGGDGENNQELLKILSENALPTYEWLKEDVGVEFKEGELIHFGGHSVPRAAVFKGKYAVELITKLKKKALSLGVDIRTGVKAEKFIVKDSRVEGITASIGGSKVSFMGSKGVIMTTGGFSGNIEMRKKHNPELDERYKTTNQSGITGDGHVMCEKVQAGFVHMDYIQTFPISNPKTGALSHVGGSRFDGAILINKQGNRFVEELERRDVVSNGILSQEGGVAYLLWGQEIERVANRTQSSKTEVEALKRENLFCEGDLKECADFMGINTEAMMETLEKYNGFVASGKDEEFSRRGDLLPIKEGPFYIQAVAPAVHHTMGGVTIDDKNHVMDIEKKIIPGLFAAGEIVGGIHGTNRLGGNAITDILVFGKRAGENIMND, from the coding sequence ATGAAGAAGTTAAATGATGGAAAGTTTTATGGGACAGGAATAGGATATGGCGGAGATATAAAGTTGTCTGTAGAGATAGAAGGTGGAAGAATTTCTAAAATTGATTTTTTAGAGCACAATGAAACCCCGGTGATCTCTGATCCGGCTTTTGACAATGTGCCTGGTAAAATTATAGAAAAGAATTCTATACTGGTACCAAATGTATCTGGGTGTTCTGTGAGCTCGAGGGGGATAAGAGAGGCCGTAAAAAATGCCCTAGTAGAAGCTGGAGGAGATATAGAGACTTTAGAAAAAGAGATTCTACAGTCAGAAACTCTAGAAAAAATAGCAGTGGGTAAAAATAAACTAAAGGAAAAAGAAGAATTTGATGTGGTGATAGTAGGAGCAGGAGGTGCAGGACTTGCTGCCTCTATATCTGCGGCTAAAAAGGGGGCTAGTGTAGTAGTCCTTGAAAAGACCGCAGCAGTGGGAGGAAATACTCTAGTATCTATGGGTGGAATCAATATACCTGGAAATGCTGCTCAGAGGTTAAAAAAGTTAAATGATTCACATGAGATCTACTTTAATGATGCACTTACTGGGGGAGACGGAGAGAATAATCAGGAACTTTTAAAAATTTTGAGTGAAAATGCTTTACCTACCTATGAATGGCTAAAAGAAGATGTCGGTGTAGAATTTAAGGAAGGAGAGCTCATACACTTCGGTGGACACAGTGTCCCTAGAGCTGCGGTTTTCAAGGGGAAATATGCAGTCGAGCTTATCACAAAATTAAAAAAGAAAGCATTATCTCTGGGAGTTGACATAAGAACAGGTGTCAAGGCCGAGAAGTTTATCGTAAAAGATTCTAGGGTAGAGGGAATAACTGCAAGTATAGGGGGATCCAAAGTAAGCTTCATGGGAAGTAAGGGGGTCATCATGACAACTGGTGGGTTCTCTGGAAATATAGAGATGAGGAAAAAACATAACCCTGAATTGGATGAAAGATACAAAACTACAAATCAGAGTGGAATAACTGGAGACGGTCATGTGATGTGTGAAAAAGTTCAGGCAGGATTTGTGCACATGGACTATATTCAGACTTTCCCAATATCAAATCCAAAGACAGGAGCCCTGTCTCATGTGGGAGGATCAAGATTTGACGGAGCCATCCTCATAAATAAACAGGGGAATAGATTTGTAGAGGAGCTTGAAAGAAGAGATGTGGTTTCTAATGGGATTCTTTCACAGGAAGGTGGAGTGGCATACCTTCTCTGGGGACAGGAGATAGAAAGAGTAGCCAATAGAACACAGTCTTCTAAAACAGAGGTGGAAGCCCTTAAAAGAGAGAATCTTTTCTGTGAGGGAGACCTGAAAGAGTGTGCTGATTTTATGGGTATAAATACAGAAGCTATGATGGAAACTTTAGAGAAATATAATGGTTTTGTGGCTTCAGGGAAAGATGAAGAATTTTCCAGAAGGGGAGACCTTCTTCCAATAAAAGAGGGCCCTTTTTATATCCAGGCAGTGGCTCCAGCAGTACACCATACAATGGGAGGAGTCACAATTGATGACAAGAACCATGTTATGGATATAGAGAAAAAGATAATTCCAGGACTATTTGCAGCAGGTGAGATAGTAGGAGGAATCCATGGAACCAATAGATTAGGAGGAAACGCCATTACAGATATACTTGTATTTGGTAAAAGAGCCGGGGAAAATATAATGAATGATTAA
- a CDS encoding potassium/proton antiporter, protein MEKVCIILATLIFSSIYSLKLSKKFNIPTLIIYLGVGMLAGSEGFGGIEFDNAELAQFIGNMALCIILFSGAYNTDIKEVSAVKKEGLALAFAGVFFNTVLVAVPIYFFTPFDFFGALLFGAIVSSTDASAVMSILSFGGLNIKDRVRGILKLESGTNDPMANVIIILLINIIKLGNVGILQGLVFLSLQILVGAVAGFIFSKVTVKFIEKFEIKMQELHQLIILGAILFTYGSTNILKGNGFMAIYILGITLGNTSLSYRRNIGRFFGSLSWMVEVGMFVMLGLLVFPSRFLAIWKLGLAVSLVLIFLARPLSVFITLSKSGLNKEEKLFIAWGGLKGAVPIVFATFPLVEGIVNAELIFNLVFFVVLLSVIFQGMTLPFASSYLGLKETRSKILEKGDLENLEYFEESLVKVKVRNEGAVAEKKISEIGLPKDILLILINRKGKNILPKGDTVIESGDELYILGESPEMVENYITRALEKIGSKDQKQQV, encoded by the coding sequence ATGGAAAAAGTTTGTATAATTTTAGCGACTTTAATATTTTCTAGTATCTATTCCCTGAAACTTTCTAAGAAGTTTAATATCCCCACCTTGATAATATATCTCGGCGTGGGGATGCTTGCAGGATCAGAAGGTTTTGGTGGGATAGAATTTGACAATGCAGAGCTAGCCCAGTTTATTGGAAATATGGCCCTGTGTATTATTCTTTTTTCAGGAGCCTACAATACAGATATAAAAGAGGTGTCAGCAGTAAAAAAAGAGGGCCTGGCTCTTGCATTTGCAGGAGTATTTTTTAATACTGTTTTGGTGGCTGTGCCTATATATTTTTTTACCCCCTTTGACTTTTTTGGTGCACTTCTTTTTGGGGCGATAGTTTCTTCTACAGATGCCTCTGCAGTGATGTCGATACTCTCATTTGGTGGGCTAAATATCAAAGATAGGGTAAGAGGGATATTGAAGCTTGAGTCAGGAACCAACGACCCCATGGCCAACGTCATTATAATCCTTCTTATAAATATAATAAAATTAGGGAATGTAGGTATACTTCAAGGTCTGGTATTTTTATCCCTTCAGATACTGGTAGGAGCCGTGGCAGGATTCATTTTTTCTAAAGTAACGGTCAAGTTTATTGAAAAGTTTGAAATAAAAATGCAGGAACTCCATCAGCTGATTATACTTGGTGCCATACTTTTTACCTATGGATCTACAAATATTTTAAAGGGAAACGGTTTTATGGCCATCTATATTTTAGGAATAACTCTAGGAAATACTAGCTTGAGTTACAGAAGAAATATAGGGCGTTTTTTTGGGTCCCTTTCATGGATGGTTGAGGTAGGAATGTTTGTTATGCTCGGGCTTTTGGTTTTCCCAAGCAGATTTTTAGCCATATGGAAATTAGGATTGGCAGTATCTCTGGTGCTTATATTTCTGGCCAGACCTTTAAGTGTTTTTATAACTCTTTCTAAAAGCGGACTTAATAAGGAGGAAAAACTTTTTATTGCCTGGGGAGGCCTTAAGGGGGCGGTTCCCATAGTTTTTGCAACTTTTCCTTTGGTAGAGGGGATAGTCAATGCAGAACTCATATTCAATCTTGTTTTTTTTGTGGTTCTCCTTTCTGTAATTTTTCAGGGTATGACCCTTCCCTTTGCATCTAGTTATTTAGGACTAAAGGAGACCAGAAGTAAAATTTTAGAAAAGGGTGATCTAGAAAACTTAGAGTACTTTGAGGAAAGCTTGGTGAAGGTAAAAGTAAGAAATGAGGGAGCAGTGGCAGAAAAGAAAATTAGTGAAATCGGACTGCCTAAGGACATTCTTCTCATACTCATAAATCGAAAGGGAAAGAATATACTTCCTAAGGGTGATACCGTTATAGAGTCAGGAGATGAGCTTTATATTTTGGGAGAAAGTCCAGAGATGGTTGAAAACTATATTACCAGAGCACTGGAAAAAATTGGTTCCAAGGATCAAAAACAGCAGGTTTAA